In a single window of the Acyrthosiphon pisum isolate AL4f chromosome X, pea_aphid_22Mar2018_4r6ur, whole genome shotgun sequence genome:
- the LOC100168404 gene encoding vesicle-associated membrane protein 7 — protein sequence MPLFYSVVARGMVVLAKHANYQGNFGEILEGVLIQIGPENKKQSLLHDRYLYHYICEDQIVYMCITDDEFQRSKAFFFLNEIKRRFQATYGHRASNAIAYSMNSEFAPILASEMKRFSSPNEFDTLSKVHGELDELKDIMVRNIDSVALRGEKLELLVNKTENLCSQSMNFRVQSRTLQRSLFWKNVKIYVLFIAIGLAIIYFMTAFFCGSLALNCS from the exons ATGCCGCTCTTCTACAGTGTAGTAGCCAGAGGTATGGTTGTATTAGCTAAGCATGCCAACTACCAGGGGAATTTCGGAGAAATTCTGGAAGGAGTCTTAATCCAAATTGGAccagaaaacaaaaaacaaagtTTACTACATGACCGTTACTTGTACCACTACATATGTGAAGATCAAATAGTTTATATGTGTATCACAGATGAT GAATTCCAAAGATctaaagcattttttttcttaaatgaaataaaacgaAGATTTCAAGCTACATATGGTCATCGTGCATCCAATGCTATTGCATATTCCATGAATTCTGAATTTGCTCCAATACTTGCTTCTGAAATG AAACGATTTTCTAGTCCAAATGAATTTGATACGTTATCAAAAGTACATGGAGAACTAGATGAATTAAAAGACATAATGGTTCgaaatattg ACAGTGTAGCTCTTCGTGGAGAAAAGCTTGAATTGTTGGttaataaaactgaaaacttATGTTCACAATCCATGAATTTCAGAGTTCAAAGTCGTACTCTACAGCGTTCATTATTCtggaaaaatgtcaaaatatatgttttatttatagctATAGGACtt gctattatttatttcatgacTGCTTTCTTCTGTGGATCACTTGCTCTCAattgtagttaa